One Mesorhizobium sp. J428 DNA segment encodes these proteins:
- the tatC gene encoding twin-arginine translocase subunit TatC has protein sequence MSTEDDEIEKSSAPLIEHLIELRTRLIWSIGGFFVAFLGCFFFAKQIFNLLVIPFQWATQWAGLDSSKVELIYTAPQEFFFTQIKIAMFGGLLIAFPLIAAQIYKFVAPGLYKNERQAFAPFLVASFVLFLIGGALVYFFFTPMVMWFFLAMQQTGGDGHVEISLLPKVSEYLGLIMTLIFSFGLVFQLPVVTTLMARVGLLSSEGLADKRKWAIVIAFIVAAVLTPPDPVSQIGLAVPTILLYELSIILARWVERDREKQRLAREAAEAAESAKAQAEAKPAE, from the coding sequence GTGAGCACCGAAGACGACGAAATCGAGAAATCGTCAGCACCGCTGATCGAGCATCTCATTGAACTGCGCACTCGCCTGATTTGGTCGATAGGTGGCTTCTTCGTCGCGTTCCTCGGCTGCTTCTTTTTCGCCAAGCAGATCTTCAACCTGCTGGTGATTCCGTTCCAGTGGGCAACGCAGTGGGCGGGGCTCGATTCGAGCAAGGTCGAGCTGATCTACACCGCGCCGCAGGAATTCTTCTTCACGCAGATCAAGATCGCCATGTTCGGCGGCCTGCTGATCGCCTTCCCACTGATCGCGGCGCAGATCTACAAATTCGTCGCGCCTGGGCTCTACAAGAACGAGCGCCAGGCGTTCGCCCCCTTCCTCGTAGCGTCATTCGTGCTGTTTCTGATCGGCGGTGCGCTGGTCTACTTCTTCTTCACGCCGATGGTGATGTGGTTCTTCCTCGCCATGCAGCAGACTGGCGGGGACGGCCATGTCGAAATCTCGCTGTTGCCGAAGGTGTCCGAGTATCTCGGACTGATCATGACGCTGATCTTCTCCTTCGGTCTGGTGTTCCAGCTGCCGGTAGTGACGACGCTTATGGCGCGTGTCGGGCTGCTCTCGTCCGAGGGGCTGGCGGACAAGCGCAAATGGGCGATCGTCATCGCCTTCATCGTCGCCGCGGTGCTGACGCCGCCCGACCCGGTGAGCCAGATCGGTCTCGCCGTTCCGACGATCCTGCTCTACGAACTGTCGATCATCCTGGCTCGCTGGGTCGAGCGCGACCGAGAGAAGCAAAGGCTGGCACGGGAAGCCGCGGAGGCTGCCGAGTCAGCGAAGGCGCAGGCCGAGGCCAAGCCCGCCGAATAG
- the tatB gene encoding Sec-independent protein translocase protein TatB, translating to MLDVGWTEMLVIAIVMIVVVGPKDLPRMLRSFGRTTAKMRSMANDFRRQFDEALKEAELDDVKSSIDQLKGLNPASDIKKALNPMEKAAADVRAGLEAALKPAPKPTASPDVHPAEPLKAGTAAIPGETAAPAAVAEAPAPVASTAAEAPAAPVAAQPVVATVAPAKPKATRKKAGTKA from the coding sequence ATGCTGGATGTCGGCTGGACGGAAATGCTTGTGATCGCGATCGTCATGATCGTGGTCGTCGGGCCTAAGGACTTGCCGCGCATGCTGCGCAGTTTCGGCCGCACGACCGCCAAGATGCGGTCGATGGCGAACGATTTCCGCCGGCAGTTCGATGAGGCGCTGAAGGAGGCTGAGCTCGACGACGTGAAGTCGTCGATCGACCAGCTCAAGGGCCTCAATCCGGCGAGCGACATCAAAAAGGCCCTCAATCCGATGGAAAAGGCGGCCGCCGATGTCCGCGCCGGGCTCGAGGCCGCGCTTAAGCCGGCTCCCAAGCCCACGGCTTCGCCGGACGTACACCCCGCCGAACCGCTGAAGGCCGGCACTGCGGCGATCCCGGGTGAAACAGCCGCCCCGGCCGCCGTCGCCGAGGCGCCGGCTCCGGTCGCATCCACCGCCGCCGAAGCGCCTGCCGCACCTGTCGCGGCCCAGCCTGTCGTTGCAACTGTTGCCCCGGCGAAGCCCAAGGCAACCCGCAAGAAAGCCGGAACCAAGGCGTGA
- a CDS encoding twin-arginine translocase TatA/TatE family subunit, giving the protein MGSFSIWHWLIVLVVVLLLFGRGKIPELMGDMAKGIKSFKKGMADDEAADAPKTVDHRADETVTSAKETVSKT; this is encoded by the coding sequence ATGGGTTCCTTCTCGATTTGGCACTGGCTCATCGTGCTGGTCGTCGTGCTTCTCCTATTCGGCCGGGGCAAGATCCCGGAGCTGATGGGTGACATGGCCAAGGGCATCAAGAGCTTCAAGAAGGGCATGGCGGACGACGAGGCAGCCGATGCGCCGAAGACGGTCGATCATCGCGCCGACGAGACCGTGACGTCGGCTAAGGAGACCGTCAGCAAGACCTGA
- the scpB gene encoding SMC-Scp complex subunit ScpB, translating to MTEGGNAVMSVMDDEEPGTRDVFDNPATRLHLAETMRMAEAIVFASAEPVSEKALAARLPQGSNVPYVMSELQRIYEKRGVNLMRIGDGWAFRTAGDLAFLMNRDAVQQKKLSRAALEVLSIVAYHQPVTRAEIEEIRGVETSKGTLDLLMETGWVRMRGRRRTPGRPVTYGTTDAFLDHFGLAEIRDLPGMDELKGAGLLSARMPSNFQVPTPMADPGLLADDEDELTDIDLEELGLLTPKGGDD from the coding sequence ATGACTGAAGGTGGGAACGCGGTCATGTCCGTCATGGACGACGAAGAGCCGGGCACGCGCGACGTGTTCGACAATCCCGCCACGCGGCTGCATCTGGCCGAGACCATGCGTATGGCAGAGGCGATCGTGTTCGCGTCGGCGGAACCCGTGTCGGAGAAAGCGCTCGCCGCGCGCCTGCCGCAGGGCAGCAACGTGCCTTATGTGATGTCCGAACTGCAGCGCATCTACGAAAAGCGCGGCGTCAACCTGATGCGCATCGGCGACGGCTGGGCCTTCCGCACGGCCGGCGACCTTGCCTTCCTGATGAACCGCGACGCGGTGCAGCAGAAGAAGCTGTCGCGCGCGGCGCTGGAGGTCCTGTCGATCGTGGCCTATCACCAGCCAGTGACGCGGGCCGAGATCGAGGAGATCCGCGGCGTCGAGACCTCCAAGGGCACGCTGGACCTGCTGATGGAGACGGGCTGGGTGCGGATGCGCGGCCGCCGCCGCACGCCAGGCCGCCCGGTGACCTACGGCACGACCGACGCGTTCCTCGACCACTTTGGCCTCGCTGAGATCCGTGACCTGCCCGGCATGGACGAGCTGAAGGGGGCGGGGCTGCTTTCGGCGCGGATGCCGTCCAACTTCCAGGTCCCCACGCCGATGGCCGATCCCGGCCTGCTTGCCGACGACGAGGACGAACTGACCGACATCGACCTCGAGGAGCTCGGCCTGTTGACACCCAAGGGCGGGGATGATTGA
- a CDS encoding ScpA family protein, which yields MDRLWADNDDPRPDPDEALVVDVSGFEGPLDLLLHLARTQKVDLARISILALVEQYLVFIDRVRKLKLEVAADYLVMAAWLAFLKSKLLIPKQAGDEEESGEEMAAILQFRLKRLEAMRDMAARLVNRNRLGRDIFARGMPETVVVETTNTYSASLYDLLTAYAAQRQRQAITNVRIAKRAVWSLKEARDILIRLVGRMKDWTALDQFLIEYIAAPQERATAIASSFAASLELVREGKLEVRQDGAFAPIYLRGGPKADRLAEVAYD from the coding sequence ATGGACCGCCTGTGGGCGGACAACGACGATCCGCGTCCGGACCCGGACGAGGCCCTTGTCGTCGACGTGTCCGGCTTCGAAGGCCCGCTCGACCTGCTGCTGCATCTTGCGCGCACCCAGAAGGTCGACCTCGCGCGGATCTCCATCCTGGCGCTGGTCGAGCAGTATCTCGTCTTCATCGACCGGGTGCGGAAGCTGAAGCTCGAGGTCGCGGCCGACTATCTCGTCATGGCGGCCTGGCTCGCCTTCCTCAAGTCGAAGCTGCTGATCCCGAAGCAGGCGGGTGACGAGGAGGAGAGCGGCGAGGAGATGGCGGCGATCCTGCAGTTCCGCCTGAAGCGCCTGGAGGCCATGCGCGACATGGCGGCGCGGCTCGTCAACCGGAACCGGCTCGGCCGGGACATCTTCGCGCGCGGCATGCCTGAAACGGTCGTGGTTGAGACGACGAACACCTATTCCGCCTCGCTCTACGACCTGCTCACAGCATATGCGGCGCAGCGCCAGCGCCAGGCGATCACCAATGTCAGGATTGCCAAGCGTGCTGTCTGGTCGCTCAAGGAGGCGCGCGACATCCTGATCCGCCTCGTCGGCAGGATGAAGGACTGGACGGCACTCGACCAGTTCCTGATCGAATACATCGCCGCGCCGCAGGAGCGTGCCACGGCGATCGCAAGTTCCTTCGCGGCGAGCCTCGAACTGGTGCGCGAGGGCAAGCTTGAAGTCCGCCAGGACGGCGCGTTCGCGCCGATCTACCTGCGCGGCGGACCGAAGGCCGACCGGCTGGCGGAGGTTGCCTATGACTGA
- a CDS encoding SPOR domain-containing protein, which translates to MIVRPDGTLVPREDPPAVASGETTGTAMATMPTNADPATMAAAQPGAQVPSAVPGARDDVSILPPDSAADDSATGLQTPAASDVIMPLPRPSRTAQPAAEEPVRQAAAAPAPVRAEPAPQPAAPAVQEASAPAATAPVAGLWTVQIASQPTREGAQASYEDLARRYGGVLGGKGVNIVQAEVSGKGTMWRVRVPAASKNDANILCAKLKTAGGSCFVTQ; encoded by the coding sequence ATGATCGTGCGTCCGGACGGAACGCTGGTGCCGCGCGAGGATCCGCCGGCGGTGGCGTCCGGCGAGACGACCGGCACCGCGATGGCGACCATGCCGACCAACGCCGATCCGGCGACGATGGCCGCGGCGCAGCCCGGTGCTCAGGTGCCTTCGGCCGTGCCCGGCGCGCGGGACGACGTGTCGATCTTGCCTCCCGACAGCGCCGCCGACGACAGCGCAACCGGCCTGCAAACGCCGGCCGCGTCCGATGTGATCATGCCGTTGCCACGTCCGAGCCGGACGGCACAGCCGGCTGCGGAAGAGCCTGTCCGCCAGGCGGCCGCCGCGCCCGCGCCGGTTCGCGCCGAGCCGGCCCCGCAGCCCGCGGCTCCGGCCGTCCAGGAAGCGAGCGCACCCGCTGCGACCGCGCCGGTGGCCGGCCTCTGGACGGTGCAGATCGCGTCGCAGCCTACCCGTGAGGGTGCCCAGGCCTCCTATGAGGACCTCGCACGCCGCTACGGCGGGGTGCTGGGCGGCAAGGGAGTGAACATCGTCCAGGCCGAAGTGTCGGGCAAGGGGACGATGTGGCGCGTGCGCGTGCCCGCGGCTTCCAAGAACGACGCCAACATCCTCTGCGCCAAGCTGAAGACAGCAGGCGGGAGTTGCTTCGTCACGCAGTGA
- the argS gene encoding arginine--tRNA ligase, which produces MNIFADFNARIRTVVDALALTPKDGGALDTSRVTVEPPRDASHGDLATNAAMVLAKGVGENPRALAEKIAGALRSDADIASVEVAGPGFINLRLSDGFWHGTLKAMLAAGADYGRSQVGAGRKTNVEYVSANPTGPMHVGHCRGAVVGDVLANLLAFAGYDVTKEYYINDAGVQIDVLGRSVMLRYRQALGEEIGEIPPGLYPGDYLVPVGEALAKEFGHGLNQMPEDEALAIVKDRTIDAMMVMIREDLAALNVHHEVFFSERTLHADGGRKIRTALNELTMKGHVYKGKLPPPKGQLPEDWEDREQTLFRSTEIGDDIDRPLVKSDGSYTYFAADVAYLCDKYARGFRDMIFILGADHGGYVKRMQALARAVGGDAIELTVLLCQLVKLFRDGEPVRMSKRSGDFVTLRDVVDEVGRDPIRFMMIYRKNDAPLDFDFAKVTEQSKDNPVFYVQYASARTHSAMRQAEEQLGAALPAVGDLAARAHLLVDESEIALIKKLAEYPRLIEGAALAKEPHRLAFYLYEVATAFHAQWNRGNDNPGLRFIKVNDPELTYARLGLVQAVSGVLSSGLALIGAEAPREMR; this is translated from the coding sequence ATGAACATTTTCGCCGACTTCAACGCGCGGATCAGGACGGTGGTGGACGCTCTCGCGCTCACGCCCAAGGACGGCGGCGCGCTGGACACCAGCCGCGTCACGGTCGAGCCGCCGCGAGATGCCTCGCACGGCGACCTCGCCACGAACGCGGCGATGGTGCTCGCCAAGGGCGTCGGCGAGAATCCGCGCGCGCTGGCGGAGAAGATCGCCGGCGCCCTGCGCAGCGATGCCGACATTGCCTCGGTCGAGGTCGCCGGTCCGGGCTTTATCAATCTCCGTCTCTCGGACGGCTTCTGGCACGGGACGCTGAAGGCGATGCTGGCGGCCGGCGCCGACTATGGCCGATCGCAGGTGGGCGCCGGCCGCAAGACCAATGTCGAATATGTGTCGGCCAACCCGACCGGGCCGATGCATGTCGGCCATTGCCGCGGCGCTGTGGTGGGCGACGTGCTCGCCAACCTTCTCGCCTTCGCAGGCTACGACGTGACGAAGGAATACTACATCAACGATGCCGGCGTGCAGATCGACGTGCTTGGCCGCTCGGTGATGCTGCGCTACCGGCAGGCGCTCGGCGAGGAGATCGGCGAAATTCCGCCCGGCCTCTATCCGGGCGACTATCTCGTGCCGGTCGGCGAGGCGCTGGCCAAGGAATTCGGCCATGGCCTCAACCAGATGCCGGAAGACGAGGCGCTGGCAATCGTCAAGGACCGGACCATCGACGCCATGATGGTGATGATCCGGGAGGACCTCGCCGCGCTCAACGTCCATCACGAGGTGTTCTTCTCGGAGCGCACGCTGCATGCCGACGGCGGCCGCAAGATCCGCACGGCGCTGAACGAGCTGACGATGAAGGGTCATGTCTACAAGGGCAAGCTACCGCCGCCGAAAGGCCAGCTGCCCGAGGACTGGGAAGACCGCGAGCAGACCTTGTTCCGCTCGACCGAGATCGGCGACGATATCGACCGGCCGCTGGTGAAGTCGGACGGCTCCTACACCTACTTCGCAGCCGACGTCGCCTATCTGTGCGACAAGTATGCGCGCGGCTTCAGAGACATGATCTTCATCCTCGGCGCCGATCACGGCGGCTATGTGAAGCGCATGCAGGCTCTGGCTCGGGCCGTCGGCGGAGACGCGATCGAACTTACCGTCCTGCTCTGCCAGCTCGTGAAGCTGTTCCGCGACGGCGAGCCTGTGCGCATGTCGAAGCGCTCGGGCGACTTCGTCACCCTGCGCGACGTGGTCGACGAGGTCGGCCGCGACCCGATCCGCTTCATGATGATCTACCGCAAGAATGACGCGCCGCTCGACTTCGACTTCGCCAAGGTGACGGAGCAGTCGAAGGACAATCCGGTGTTCTATGTGCAGTATGCCTCGGCGCGGACGCATTCGGCGATGCGGCAGGCCGAGGAGCAGCTTGGAGCCGCGCTGCCGGCCGTCGGCGACCTGGCGGCGAGGGCGCATCTGCTCGTCGACGAGAGCGAGATCGCGCTCATCAAGAAGCTCGCCGAATATCCGCGCCTGATCGAGGGCGCAGCGCTCGCTAAGGAGCCGCACCGCCTGGCTTTCTACCTCTACGAAGTGGCGACCGCGTTCCATGCGCAGTGGAACCGCGGCAACGACAACCCCGGCTTACGTTTTATTAAGGTTAACGACCCAGAATTGACCTATGCCAGACTTGGGCTGGTGCAGGCCGTTTCGGGCGTCTTATCGTCCGGGCTGGCGTTGATCGGAGCCGAGGCGCCCCGGGAAATGCGCTAG
- a CDS encoding deoxyguanosinetriphosphate triphosphohydrolase, whose protein sequence is MSGENSTFEGIGFGYRPRAAYASDPARSRGRFYEETESPTRSPFQRDRDRIIHSTAFRRLKHKTQVFIAHEGDHYRTRLTHSIEVAQIARALARALRADEDLAEAVALVHDFGHTPFGHTGEDTLNECMAEFGGFDHNAQALRVVTKLERRYAEFDGLNLTWETLEGLVKHNGPLVNAAGKGLKGPVPRSIRDFNTLYDLHLAEHAGLEAQCAAIADDIAYNAHDIDDGLRSGLLKLDALEEVSLPAGILGEVRRLYPALDPVRTGHELVRRQITRMVEDVIVTAQQRLTETKPGSADDIRRAGRAMVVFSPDMTAQEAELKAFLYRNLYRNPTVMAVRAEADRVLRELFARYMTDPGEMPEGWRGVLANATETIKARHVADFLAGMTDTYALKEHRRLFDHTPDLG, encoded by the coding sequence ATGTCCGGGGAGAACAGCACCTTCGAGGGCATCGGCTTCGGTTACCGCCCGCGGGCTGCCTATGCCAGCGACCCGGCGCGGTCGCGGGGGCGCTTCTACGAAGAGACGGAAAGCCCGACGCGCTCGCCTTTCCAGCGCGATCGCGACAGGATCATCCATTCGACCGCCTTCCGGCGGCTCAAGCACAAGACCCAGGTCTTCATCGCCCATGAAGGCGACCATTACCGCACTCGGCTGACGCATTCGATCGAGGTGGCGCAGATCGCCCGCGCGCTGGCCAGGGCACTACGAGCCGACGAGGATCTCGCCGAGGCGGTGGCGCTGGTCCACGATTTCGGCCACACGCCGTTCGGGCATACGGGCGAGGACACGCTGAATGAGTGCATGGCCGAGTTCGGCGGCTTCGACCACAATGCACAGGCGCTGCGGGTCGTGACCAAGCTGGAGCGCCGCTATGCCGAGTTCGACGGCCTCAACCTGACCTGGGAGACGCTGGAAGGGCTCGTGAAGCACAACGGGCCGCTGGTCAATGCGGCGGGCAAGGGGCTGAAGGGGCCGGTGCCGCGCTCGATCCGCGACTTCAACACGCTCTACGACCTTCATCTTGCGGAACATGCCGGGCTCGAGGCGCAGTGCGCGGCGATCGCCGACGACATTGCCTACAATGCGCATGACATCGACGACGGGCTGAGGTCCGGCCTTTTGAAGCTCGACGCACTTGAAGAGGTGAGCCTGCCGGCCGGAATTCTCGGCGAGGTGCGCCGTCTCTATCCGGCGCTCGATCCGGTGCGGACGGGGCATGAACTCGTGCGGCGCCAGATCACGCGCATGGTGGAAGATGTGATCGTGACGGCGCAGCAGAGGCTTACCGAGACAAAGCCCGGCAGCGCCGATGACATCCGCAGGGCAGGGCGGGCCATGGTGGTGTTCTCGCCGGACATGACCGCGCAGGAGGCCGAGTTGAAGGCCTTCCTCTACCGCAATCTCTACCGCAACCCGACCGTGATGGCGGTGCGCGCGGAGGCGGACCGTGTGCTGCGCGAACTCTTCGCCCGTTACATGACCGATCCGGGCGAGATGCCGGAAGGCTGGCGCGGCGTGCTCGCCAATGCCACCGAAACGATCAAGGCGCGCCATGTGGCGGATTTCCTCGCCGGCATGACGGACACCTATGCGCTCAAGGAGCATCGGCGCCTGTTTGACCACACCCCCGATTTGGGATAG
- the erpA gene encoding iron-sulfur cluster insertion protein ErpA yields MGTDAKTAMKGIDVTDAAASRVAKIVAKEPGKSALRVSVEGGGCSGFSYKFDLVDGRNEDDIAIEKNGATILIDELSLIYMGGSVIDFVDDLMGQSFQIRNPNAVASCGCGTSFSI; encoded by the coding sequence ATGGGCACGGACGCCAAGACTGCCATGAAGGGCATCGACGTGACGGACGCCGCGGCGTCGCGCGTCGCCAAGATCGTTGCGAAGGAGCCGGGCAAGTCGGCGCTTCGCGTGTCCGTCGAGGGCGGCGGCTGCTCAGGCTTCTCCTACAAGTTCGACCTGGTCGACGGCCGCAACGAAGACGATATCGCCATCGAGAAGAACGGCGCGACGATCCTGATCGACGAGCTGTCGCTTATCTACATGGGCGGTTCGGTGATCGACTTCGTCGACGACCTGATGGGCCAGTCCTTCCAGATCAGGAATCCGAACGCGGTCGCCTCCTGCGGCTGCGGCACCAGCTTCTCGATCTGA
- a CDS encoding tetratricopeptide repeat protein, whose translation MRIQGSIRVGAVAAGLLLAGMGSALALDPASTGSAPLSNPWEALRDGFDKYRSGHKGEAMEAYRYAAEKGQLGAQWKLARMYADGDGVTQNDYEAFKFYSQIVNQGVEHGSVEAAYVSDALVAIGGYVRKGIPGSPVKADPVLAQEYYRDAATNYRNPTAQFELGRMFLNGEGVKASIKQAGRWLQLAAEKGHAGAQATLGNLLYQRGKVVRGLAMLTAAMERADPSDRQWIGGMQEEAFALATEADRRTAIALAQDMLGNAK comes from the coding sequence ATGCGGATACAGGGATCCATACGAGTCGGCGCCGTCGCGGCCGGCCTGCTGCTTGCAGGCATGGGCTCGGCCTTGGCGCTGGACCCGGCGTCGACGGGCAGTGCGCCGCTGTCCAATCCCTGGGAAGCGCTGCGCGACGGTTTCGACAAATATCGCAGCGGCCACAAGGGCGAGGCGATGGAAGCCTATCGCTACGCGGCCGAGAAAGGCCAGCTCGGCGCGCAGTGGAAGCTCGCGCGCATGTATGCCGATGGCGACGGCGTCACGCAGAACGACTACGAGGCCTTCAAGTTCTATTCCCAGATCGTGAACCAGGGCGTCGAGCACGGCAGCGTCGAGGCGGCCTACGTCTCCGACGCGCTGGTGGCGATCGGCGGCTATGTGCGCAAGGGCATTCCGGGAAGCCCGGTCAAGGCCGATCCCGTGCTTGCGCAGGAATACTATCGCGACGCGGCCACCAACTACCGCAACCCGACGGCGCAGTTCGAGCTCGGCCGCATGTTCCTCAATGGCGAGGGTGTGAAGGCTTCCATCAAGCAGGCCGGCCGCTGGCTGCAGCTCGCGGCGGAAAAGGGGCATGCCGGCGCGCAGGCGACCCTTGGCAACCTGCTCTACCAGCGCGGCAAGGTCGTGCGCGGCCTGGCGATGCTGACGGCGGCGATGGAGCGTGCCGACCCGAGCGACCGGCAGTGGATCGGCGGCATGCAGGAAGAGGCCTTCGCGCTGGCGACAGAGGCCGACCGCCGCACGGCGATCGCGCTTGCGCAGGACATGCTCGGCAACGCCAAATAG
- the ilvD gene encoding dihydroxy-acid dehydratase: MPAYRSRTTTHGRNMAGARGLWRATGMKDSDFGKPIIAVVNSFTQFVPGHVHLKDLGQLVAREIEAAGGVAKEFNTIAVDDGIAMGHDGMLYSLPSRELIADSVEYMVNAHCADAMVCISNCDKITPGMLMAAMRLNIPAVFVSGGPMEAGKVVLQGKKVALDLVDAMVAAADDKVSDEDVKTIERSACPTCGSCSGMFTANSMNCLTEALGLSLPGNGSTLATHADRKRLFVEAGHLVVDLCQRYYEQDDESVLPRSIVTKEAFENAMALDIAMGGSTNTVLHILAAAYEGGVDFTMDDIDALSRRVPVLCKVAPAKNDVHMEDVHRAGGIFAILGQLDRAGLLHRDRPTVHTTTMGDAIDRWDISRTNSASVREFFMAAPGGVPTQTAFSQDRRWDELDLDREKGVIRSAETPFSKDGGLAVLKGNIALDGCVVKTAGVDESILKFTGPAVVYESQDAAVKGILANEVKTGDVVVIRYEGPRGGPGMQEMLYPTSYLKSKGLGKACALLTDGRFSGGTSGLSIGHVSPEAASGGAIGLVRAGDIIEIDIPNRTINLKVGEEELASRRAEQEKLGWKPAAARKRNVTTALKAYAAFAASADRGAVRILPE; this comes from the coding sequence ATGCCCGCTTATCGTTCCCGCACCACCACCCACGGCCGCAACATGGCCGGCGCGCGCGGCCTCTGGCGCGCCACCGGCATGAAGGATTCGGACTTCGGCAAGCCGATTATCGCGGTGGTGAACTCGTTCACGCAGTTTGTGCCCGGCCACGTCCACCTCAAGGATCTCGGCCAGCTCGTGGCGCGCGAGATCGAGGCGGCGGGCGGCGTTGCCAAGGAATTCAACACGATCGCGGTCGACGACGGCATCGCCATGGGCCATGACGGCATGCTCTATTCGCTGCCGTCGCGCGAGCTGATCGCCGACAGCGTCGAATACATGGTCAATGCGCACTGCGCCGATGCAATGGTGTGCATCTCCAACTGCGACAAGATCACGCCCGGCATGTTGATGGCGGCGATGCGGCTTAACATCCCGGCCGTCTTCGTCTCGGGCGGCCCGATGGAGGCCGGCAAGGTCGTGCTGCAGGGCAAGAAGGTCGCGCTCGACCTGGTCGACGCGATGGTGGCCGCGGCCGACGACAAGGTGTCCGACGAGGACGTCAAGACGATCGAGCGCTCCGCCTGTCCGACCTGTGGCTCGTGCTCGGGCATGTTCACCGCCAATTCGATGAACTGCCTGACCGAAGCGCTCGGCCTGTCGCTGCCCGGCAACGGTTCGACGCTCGCAACGCATGCCGATCGCAAGCGCCTCTTCGTCGAAGCCGGCCATCTCGTCGTCGATCTCTGCCAGCGCTACTACGAACAGGACGACGAGAGCGTGCTGCCGCGTTCTATCGTCACGAAGGAAGCCTTCGAGAACGCCATGGCATTGGACATCGCCATGGGTGGCTCCACGAACACCGTGCTGCACATCCTTGCCGCGGCTTATGAAGGCGGGGTGGATTTCACCATGGACGACATCGACGCGCTGTCGCGCCGCGTGCCGGTGCTGTGCAAGGTGGCGCCCGCCAAGAACGACGTTCATATGGAAGACGTGCATAGGGCAGGCGGCATCTTTGCCATTCTCGGCCAGCTCGACCGCGCCGGTCTTTTGCACCGCGACCGACCGACTGTTCATACCACGACCATGGGCGATGCGATCGACCGCTGGGATATCTCGCGCACCAACAGCGCTTCCGTGCGCGAATTCTTCATGGCAGCCCCAGGCGGCGTGCCGACCCAGACGGCGTTCAGCCAGGACCGGCGCTGGGACGAGCTCGACCTCGACCGCGAGAAGGGCGTCATTCGTTCGGCCGAGACGCCGTTCTCCAAAGATGGCGGACTGGCAGTGCTCAAGGGCAACATCGCTCTCGACGGCTGCGTGGTGAAGACGGCGGGCGTGGATGAGTCCATCCTCAAGTTCACCGGCCCGGCCGTGGTCTACGAGAGCCAGGACGCTGCGGTGAAGGGCATTCTCGCCAATGAGGTCAAGACCGGTGACGTGGTCGTCATCCGCTATGAGGGGCCGCGTGGCGGTCCGGGCATGCAGGAGATGCTCTACCCGACCAGCTACCTGAAGTCGAAAGGCCTCGGAAAGGCCTGCGCGCTGCTGACCGATGGACGTTTCTCCGGCGGCACGTCCGGTCTCTCGATCGGCCACGTTTCGCCGGAAGCAGCGAGCGGCGGGGCGATCGGCCTGGTGCGTGCGGGGGACATCATCGAGATCGACATCCCGAACCGCACGATCAATCTCAAGGTCGGCGAAGAGGAACTCGCCAGCCGCCGTGCCGAGCAGGAGAAGCTCGGCTGGAAGCCGGCGGCGGCACGCAAGCGCAATGTCACCACCGCACTGAAGGCCTATGCGGCCTTTGCCGCGAGCGCTGACCGGGGCGCGGTGCGCATCCTGCCGGAATAG
- a CDS encoding TetR/AcrR family transcriptional regulator, which produces MAIDRRVHRTRQALYDAVVRLMLERPYEEIAVPDIAAEARVGRSTFYAQFRSKDDLVARSLERLRPVLQVGREAQLRNPRIESCQGTLGLLRHMKEYRPLLTAIEGMAGHAIVLDAIRCELARFLGAYARQGAHRGMPRKLVLDFITGTFMSVAMWWLSEQSETSPEEVDAIFHRLVGSGIPAGFFFDDPRKFAA; this is translated from the coding sequence ATGGCCATCGATCGACGCGTGCATCGCACCAGACAGGCGCTCTACGACGCGGTCGTCCGGCTGATGCTGGAGCGGCCCTATGAGGAGATTGCGGTGCCTGACATCGCCGCCGAAGCGAGAGTGGGCCGTTCGACATTCTACGCCCAATTCCGCTCCAAAGACGACCTTGTCGCCCGCAGCCTCGAGCGGCTCCGTCCGGTCCTGCAGGTCGGCCGCGAGGCGCAATTGCGCAACCCTCGGATCGAGTCCTGCCAAGGAACGCTCGGGTTGCTGCGTCATATGAAGGAGTATCGGCCGCTCCTGACGGCAATCGAGGGCATGGCCGGGCACGCGATCGTGCTCGACGCGATCCGCTGCGAACTGGCTCGGTTCCTTGGCGCTTATGCGCGGCAGGGTGCGCATCGCGGGATGCCGCGCAAGCTTGTCCTCGATTTCATCACCGGAACATTCATGTCGGTAGCGATGTGGTGGCTCTCGGAACAGTCGGAGACGTCGCCGGAGGAAGTCGACGCGATATTCCACCGCCTCGTCGGCAGCGGCATCCCTGCCGGCTTCTTCTTCGATGACCCCCGCAAGTTCGCAGCCTGA